The Dehalococcoidales bacterium DNA segment TACATTGGTAAGCATAGCGGTAGTACCCCTATTTTTAGTGGCAGCTCGAAAACTGGGAAATCGGTTACGTGACGTTGCCCGGGAGCAGCTTGATGTAGTTGCTAAGATGAATGCCATGATGGGAGAGCTGCTGAATGTCAGCGGGGCGCTGTTGGTAAAGCTTTTTGGGCGCATTTTTGAAGAGAACAAGCGTTTTCAGGAGCGAGCAGCAGGAGTGCGCGATATTGGGATTAAACGCGCCGTTACGGGCACTCTATTTTTTGCCAGTATTGGGCTATTGGGCTCAATCGGATTAGCGCTGGTCTATGGAATTGGTGGTTACCTGGTCATTGGTGGGACACTAACTATTGGCACAATTGTTGCACTGGGGGCGTTTCTGGGCAAACTTTACAGTTCCCTGCAAAACCTTACCAATGCACCGGTAGATTTTGCGACATCTATTGTCAGTTTCGAACGAGTTTTCGAAGTCTTGGACTTGCCTCTGGACATTGAAGAGAAACCGAATGCAATAGTTTTACATAATATTAAGGGATCGCTGGAATTTGAAAATGTCAGTTTCTCTTACCCTAAAGACGATATAAGACCACTCAGCGAAGTTCATCGTTTTGGTGAAACGCAGGAAGTGAAGACAGTATTATCAGAAGAAGCGCCGATATTTATGTCTCAACCTGAGCTAGATACAGGGCTGCAAAGAGCACAAATACACTCGCAAGCCCGGGAGATAGCCCTGGAATACGTCTCTTTCAGGGCTGAACCGGGGCAACTGGTGGCACTGGTTGGGCCAAGCGGGGCGGGCAAAACCACTCTTACATATCTCATTCCCCGGCTGTATGACCCTGTTTCCGGGCGAATTCTGATTGATGGCATGGATATTAAAGACGTAACCCTGTCTTCTCTTTCTTCCCAGATCGGCATGGTTACCCAGGAGACCTATCTTTTTCATGATACTGTATTAACGAATTTGCTCTATGCTCGTCCAGGCGCCAAAAGTGATGAAATCAAGGCGGCTGCGCGTGCGGCTAATATTCATGACTTTATAATGGATTTGCCGGAGCGTTATGAAACCGTGGTTGGGGAACGAGGTTACCGGTTGAGCGGAGGAGAAAAACAAAGGATGGCACTGGCTCGGGTTATTTTAAAAGATCCGCGAATACTAGTGCTTGATGAAGCTACCAGCTCGCTCGATAGCGAATCGGAAGCTCTTATCCAGGACGCCCTCGGAAGGGTAATGGCAGACCGGACCAGTATTGTCATTGCTCACCGTTTAAGCACTATACTATCTGCCGATCTCATTTTGGTGATGGACCGTGGCCAAATTGTTGAAAGGGGCACTCATACTGAACTGTTATCCAGCAATGGTATGTATGCAAACCTTTATAAAACGCAATTTAACCAGCCCAAACAATAGATGGCTAGCTCGTCCGGTGTTACCATGCTGGTTCCAGGACACCGTCCCTGTTCTTCCAGTAAGGAAACCACCCTAATGCAATAAATTGAAGGCTGATATCCTTTTTCGCCGGGCGCACTGCTATTCTTTCCAGTTCCTCGGTTGAGGGATCAGTTTTTTCTGCCAATGCATCCATATCTGTCTTAAAATCCGCTTCCAGCTGATCTAGTTTCTGACGATTTGCTTCGACTGTAT contains these protein-coding regions:
- a CDS encoding ABC transporter ATP-binding protein; amino-acid sequence: MRRGVSTYSPHSYSGKPRITLELIKRVLTYARPYKWWLLTILAITFSVAGLSLLTPLILRDLIDQTLPNRDLQRLTWLVIALIVIPLLISTLEVLHKQLNARVGEGIVYDLRSVLFSHLQNMSLSFFTHTKSGELMSRLNNDVTGAQSAITKVYVSIITSFIQTVAVLSVMFMLEWRLTLVSIAVVPLFLVAARKLGNRLRDVAREQLDVVAKMNAMMGELLNVSGALLVKLFGRIFEENKRFQERAAGVRDIGIKRAVTGTLFFASIGLLGSIGLALVYGIGGYLVIGGTLTIGTIVALGAFLGKLYSSLQNLTNAPVDFATSIVSFERVFEVLDLPLDIEEKPNAIVLHNIKGSLEFENVSFSYPKDDIRPLSEVHRFGETQEVKTVLSEEAPIFMSQPELDTGLQRAQIHSQAREIALEYVSFRAEPGQLVALVGPSGAGKTTLTYLIPRLYDPVSGRILIDGMDIKDVTLSSLSSQIGMVTQETYLFHDTVLTNLLYARPGAKSDEIKAAARAANIHDFIMDLPERYETVVGERGYRLSGGEKQRMALARVILKDPRILVLDEATSSLDSESEALIQDALGRVMADRTSIVIAHRLSTILSADLILVMDRGQIVERGTHTELLSSNGMYANLYKTQFNQPKQ